From a single Solanum dulcamara chromosome 4, daSolDulc1.2, whole genome shotgun sequence genomic region:
- the LOC129884242 gene encoding uncharacterized protein LOC129884242, with translation MGLVDWKEFKGAFFDHFFPLVLRESKVQEFINLRKGTMSVREYTLRFTKFLKYAPFIVADHRARMSKFILGVSDLVLKECRTTILIKEMNMPTLMTHAKQIKKEKLKKRSRGESNRARTDGEKFSHGKSSNDGLPQFLQKYICKNSFNTLAPKFSKDRVSNPNPQGDALSGQPISPCKKCDKKHIGKCLTRSGACFGYGNMGHQVKD, from the coding sequence ATGGGTCTAGTTGATTggaaagagttcaagggtgctttctttgaccacttctttccattGGTGTTGAGGGAATCTAAGGTGCAAGAATTCATCAATTTGAGAAAAGGAACCATGAGTGTAAGGGAGTACACCCTAAGGTTCACTAAATTTTTgaaatatgctcctttcataGTTGCTGATCatagagctcgtatgagcaagtttattttgggtGTGTCGGACTTAGTGctcaaagaatgtagaaccacCATATTAATCAAGGAGATGAACATGCCAACGCTCATGACACATGCCAAGCAAATTAAGAAGGAGAAGTTGAAGAAGAGGTCTAGAGGGGAATCAAACAGGGCTCGGACAGATGGTGAAAAGTTTTCTCATGGCAAGTCTAGTAATGATGGCCTTCCTCAATTTCTCCAAAAGTACATTTGCAAAAATTCTTTCAACACCTTGGCTCCAAAGTTTAGCAAAGATAGGGTCTCTAACCCTAATCCTCAAGGAGATGCTCTGAGTGGTCAACCTATTTccccatgcaagaagtgtgataAGAAGCATATAGGAAAATGTCTAACTAGATCGGGTGCTTGCTTTGGTTATGGTAATATGGGTCACCAGGTGAAGGATTAG